The Candidatus Zixiibacteriota bacterium genome includes the window AAGTGTTTGATCCAAACCCAAAATATTATTGGGATTGGGTAACCTTATGCCTCCGGAAAGCTCTATCAAAAGAAAAATTGGAAATAAACAGTTTTTTGGATATGGGATGCGGATTCCATGCAATTTTGTCACTGTATGCTTTTCATATGAAGTGCAGGTCAATTACTGCAATTGATATAATCCCCGATATCATAAAGTCAGCCAAAGGTTTTCTGGAGAGAAACGGCGTTAAGGCTGATGTCATTTTGAGCGATTTTGTCGATAGCATTCCGGGTAAGATATTTGATATCATTGCTTTTAACGCCGCCTATATTCCAGAAGAGTGGGGTAATATTCAAGGGATTAATAATAAATTGCCATTATCTCCGAAAGATCAGATTAAAACATGGTCAGGGGGCAGAGATGGTCTTGATTGCATTAGGAATTTTCTCGATAAAGTGCCAAAGGCTTTAACCTCCAATGGAAAGATCCTTCTTGGATTCAACAGTTATTACATAAGGGACGCAGATGTTCGCGCAATTGTAGATGCAAATAAGTTATATGTTGACAATGTGATTACTCTTTCATTATTGCCCGCTATTGTTTTCTCTATTCGTAAAATAAACCAAGAGGGTTACGTCGATGAATAATAAGATAGCAGTTTTGTTCTCAGGCGGCAGCGACTCGACTCTGGCGGCTGCTATTGCAGCCGAGCGATTCCGCCAAGTATATCTTGTCACCTTTCAGCATCCGTTTATGTTGCGCCATGACAAAATAAATATAAATATTTCAGCGCTT containing:
- a CDS encoding 50S ribosomal protein L11 methyltransferase is translated as MHNKNIFKIHPFYRKIIAPLRKSKILSGCVFGVKVFDPNPKYYWDWVTLCLRKALSKEKLEINSFLDMGCGFHAILSLYAFHMKCRSITAIDIIPDIIKSAKGFLERNGVKADVILSDFVDSIPGKIFDIIAFNAAYIPEEWGNIQGINNKLPLSPKDQIKTWSGGRDGLDCIRNFLDKVPKALTSNGKILLGFNSYYIRDADVRAIVDANKLYVDNVITLSLLPAIVFSIRKINQEGYVDE